A window from Bombus pascuorum chromosome 12, iyBomPasc1.1, whole genome shotgun sequence encodes these proteins:
- the LOC132912791 gene encoding leupaxin-like isoform X4 yields MDDLDALLADLQNTVSSEGNHVGSNATPGYGSLNGARTTAYRSYDNRTSPLPPQSPTYQNREAIEESIAKGSGGGKMPSLNNNLSELDTLLQDLSNARYNAHYQERENRVSSGGMNGDSSPMLRSPSSMSASRPTVDSLLEELSTAVPNGDYPPDGRVKVTIQETSTEVQPVYDGYPPRQHGSLNRSEVQKSYTNGHTASNATKELDDLMASLSEFKINSSSHQLQTVTDSPYAKPNKATKSSQSPLPPEGTQTRIHITETHTTHHHQQQHGEPYPPQPATQTKQNQLDSMLGNLQADMSRQGVNTTQKGCCSACEKPIVGQVITALGKTWHPEHFTCTHCNQELGTRNFFEREGHPYCEPDYHNLFSPRCAYCNGPILDKCVTALEKTWHTEHFFCAQCGKQFGEEGFHERDGKPYCREDYFDMFAPKCGGCNRAIMENYISALNSQWHPDCFVCRDCRQKFQGGSFFDHEGLPYCETHYHAKRGSLCAGCHKPITGRCITAMFRKFHPEHFVCAFCLKQLNKGTFKEQNDKPYCHGCFDKLFG; encoded by the exons ATGCGCTATTGGCAGATCTGCAAAACACAGTGTCATCGGAAGGAAATCATGTCGGTAGTAACGCCACTCCTGGTTATGGATCGCTGAATGGCGCGAGAACCACCGCCTATAGATCCTACGATAATCGAACTTCTCCTCTTCCGCCGCAATCG CCGACTTATCAGAACCGCGAGGCCATCGAGGAGAGCATCGCGAAAGGCAGCGGTGGAGGAAAGATGCCTTCCCTGAACAACAATCTGTCGGAGCTGGACACGTTGTTGCAAGATCTAAGCAACGCTCGTTACAATGCTCACTATCAGGAAAGAG AGAATCGCGTTTCCTCGGGAGGAATGAATGGTGATTCTAGTCCGATGCTTCGTTCTCCGAGTAGCATGTCAGCTTCAAGGCCCACCGTCGATTCGTTGCTCGAAGAATTGAGCACCGCGGTACCGAACGG GGATTATCCTCCCGATGGTAGAGTGAAAGTTACCATTCAAGAAACGTCCACGGAGGTGCAACCCGTGTACGATGGTTATCCTCCTAGACAGCACGGATCGTTGAATCGCAGCGAGGTCCAGAAGAGTTATACCAATGGTCACACCGCCAGCAACGCTACCAAGGAGCTTGACGATTTAATGGCTTCTCTCTCCGAATTCAAG ATCAATAGTAGTTCTCATCAACTTCAAACAGTGACCGATTCTCCATACGCCAAGCCGAACAAGGCGACCAAGAGTTCGCAAAGCCCGTTGCCACCCGAGGGCACGCAAACTCGAATTCATATCACCGAGACTCACACTACTCATCACCACCAGCAACAACACGGAGAGCCTTATCCACCGCAGCCAGCAACTCAAACCAAACAGAATCAGTTGGATTCTATGCTAGGAAACCTTCAAGCCGATATGAGTCGTCAAGGAGTGAACACTACTCAGAAGGGATGCTGCAGCGCTTGCGAGAAACCAATCGTGGGACAA GTGATCACCGCTCTAGGGAAAACGTGGCACCCTGAACATTTCACATGCACGCATTGCAATCAGGAACTGGGCACGAGAAACTTCTTCGAAAGGGAGGGTCACCCTTACTGCGAGCCCGATTATCATAATCTTTTCTCACCACGTTGCGCCTACTGCAACGGTCCCATTCTGGAC AAATGCGTAACCGCGTTGGAAAAAACTTGGCACACGGAGCACTTCTTTTGCGCTCAGTGTGGCAAACAGTTTGGTGAAGAGGGGTTCCACGAGCGGGACGGAAAGCCGTACTGTCGGGAGGATTACTTCGACATGTTCGCGCCGAAGTGCGGCGGATGTAATCGTGCTATTATGGAGAATTATATCTCCGCTCTAAACAGTCAATGGCATCCGGATTGTTTCGTCTGCAGG GATTGCAGACAAAAGTTTCAAGGTGGCTCGTTCTTTGATCACGAAGGTTTACCCTACTGTGAAACTCATTATCACGCTAAGAGAGGGTCCCTGTGCGCAGGGTGCCATAAACCAATTACAG GTCGTTGCATAACCGCAATGTTCCGGAAGTTCCATCCCGAACATTTTGTATGCGCGTTCTGTTTAAAACAATTGAACAAAGGTACTTTTAAGGAACAAAACGATAAACCATATTGCCACGGGTGTTTCGACAAGTTATTCGGTTAA
- the LOC132912791 gene encoding leupaxin-like isoform X2, producing MTMTDITRPVSPITPARLATIQRHARWEQYINALLADLQNTVSSEGNHVGSNATPGYGSLNGARTTAYRSYDNRTSPLPPQSPTYQNREAIEESIAKGSGGGKMPSLNNNLSELDTLLQDLSNARYNAHYQERENRVSSGGMNGDSSPMLRSPSSMSASRPTVDSLLEELSTAVPNGDYPPDGRVKVTIQETSTEVQPVYDGYPPRQHGSLNRSEVQKSYTNGHTASNATKELDDLMASLSEFKINSSSHQLQTVTDSPYAKPNKATKSSQSPLPPEGTQTRIHITETHTTHHHQQQHGEPYPPQPATQTKQNQLDSMLGNLQADMSRQGVNTTQKGCCSACEKPIVGQVITALGKTWHPEHFTCTHCNQELGTRNFFEREGHPYCEPDYHNLFSPRCAYCNGPILDKCVTALEKTWHTEHFFCAQCGKQFGEEGFHERDGKPYCREDYFDMFAPKCGGCNRAIMENYISALNSQWHPDCFVCRDCRQKFQGGSFFDHEGLPYCETHYHAKRGSLCAGCHKPITGRCITAMFRKFHPEHFVCAFCLKQLNKGTFKEQNDKPYCHGCFDKLFG from the exons ATGCGCTATTGGCAGATCTGCAAAACACAGTGTCATCGGAAGGAAATCATGTCGGTAGTAACGCCACTCCTGGTTATGGATCGCTGAATGGCGCGAGAACCACCGCCTATAGATCCTACGATAATCGAACTTCTCCTCTTCCGCCGCAATCG CCGACTTATCAGAACCGCGAGGCCATCGAGGAGAGCATCGCGAAAGGCAGCGGTGGAGGAAAGATGCCTTCCCTGAACAACAATCTGTCGGAGCTGGACACGTTGTTGCAAGATCTAAGCAACGCTCGTTACAATGCTCACTATCAGGAAAGAG AGAATCGCGTTTCCTCGGGAGGAATGAATGGTGATTCTAGTCCGATGCTTCGTTCTCCGAGTAGCATGTCAGCTTCAAGGCCCACCGTCGATTCGTTGCTCGAAGAATTGAGCACCGCGGTACCGAACGG GGATTATCCTCCCGATGGTAGAGTGAAAGTTACCATTCAAGAAACGTCCACGGAGGTGCAACCCGTGTACGATGGTTATCCTCCTAGACAGCACGGATCGTTGAATCGCAGCGAGGTCCAGAAGAGTTATACCAATGGTCACACCGCCAGCAACGCTACCAAGGAGCTTGACGATTTAATGGCTTCTCTCTCCGAATTCAAG ATCAATAGTAGTTCTCATCAACTTCAAACAGTGACCGATTCTCCATACGCCAAGCCGAACAAGGCGACCAAGAGTTCGCAAAGCCCGTTGCCACCCGAGGGCACGCAAACTCGAATTCATATCACCGAGACTCACACTACTCATCACCACCAGCAACAACACGGAGAGCCTTATCCACCGCAGCCAGCAACTCAAACCAAACAGAATCAGTTGGATTCTATGCTAGGAAACCTTCAAGCCGATATGAGTCGTCAAGGAGTGAACACTACTCAGAAGGGATGCTGCAGCGCTTGCGAGAAACCAATCGTGGGACAA GTGATCACCGCTCTAGGGAAAACGTGGCACCCTGAACATTTCACATGCACGCATTGCAATCAGGAACTGGGCACGAGAAACTTCTTCGAAAGGGAGGGTCACCCTTACTGCGAGCCCGATTATCATAATCTTTTCTCACCACGTTGCGCCTACTGCAACGGTCCCATTCTGGAC AAATGCGTAACCGCGTTGGAAAAAACTTGGCACACGGAGCACTTCTTTTGCGCTCAGTGTGGCAAACAGTTTGGTGAAGAGGGGTTCCACGAGCGGGACGGAAAGCCGTACTGTCGGGAGGATTACTTCGACATGTTCGCGCCGAAGTGCGGCGGATGTAATCGTGCTATTATGGAGAATTATATCTCCGCTCTAAACAGTCAATGGCATCCGGATTGTTTCGTCTGCAGG GATTGCAGACAAAAGTTTCAAGGTGGCTCGTTCTTTGATCACGAAGGTTTACCCTACTGTGAAACTCATTATCACGCTAAGAGAGGGTCCCTGTGCGCAGGGTGCCATAAACCAATTACAG GTCGTTGCATAACCGCAATGTTCCGGAAGTTCCATCCCGAACATTTTGTATGCGCGTTCTGTTTAAAACAATTGAACAAAGGTACTTTTAAGGAACAAAACGATAAACCATATTGCCACGGGTGTTTCGACAAGTTATTCGGTTAA
- the LOC132912791 gene encoding leupaxin-like isoform X1, protein MAMDRTMYGKVEPSAIYQPYKITITKGSPPGYALLADLQNTVSSEGNHVGSNATPGYGSLNGARTTAYRSYDNRTSPLPPQSPTYQNREAIEESIAKGSGGGKMPSLNNNLSELDTLLQDLSNARYNAHYQERENRVSSGGMNGDSSPMLRSPSSMSASRPTVDSLLEELSTAVPNGDYPPDGRVKVTIQETSTEVQPVYDGYPPRQHGSLNRSEVQKSYTNGHTASNATKELDDLMASLSEFKINSSSHQLQTVTDSPYAKPNKATKSSQSPLPPEGTQTRIHITETHTTHHHQQQHGEPYPPQPATQTKQNQLDSMLGNLQADMSRQGVNTTQKGCCSACEKPIVGQVITALGKTWHPEHFTCTHCNQELGTRNFFEREGHPYCEPDYHNLFSPRCAYCNGPILDKCVTALEKTWHTEHFFCAQCGKQFGEEGFHERDGKPYCREDYFDMFAPKCGGCNRAIMENYISALNSQWHPDCFVCRDCRQKFQGGSFFDHEGLPYCETHYHAKRGSLCAGCHKPITGRCITAMFRKFHPEHFVCAFCLKQLNKGTFKEQNDKPYCHGCFDKLFG, encoded by the exons ATGCGCTATTGGCAGATCTGCAAAACACAGTGTCATCGGAAGGAAATCATGTCGGTAGTAACGCCACTCCTGGTTATGGATCGCTGAATGGCGCGAGAACCACCGCCTATAGATCCTACGATAATCGAACTTCTCCTCTTCCGCCGCAATCG CCGACTTATCAGAACCGCGAGGCCATCGAGGAGAGCATCGCGAAAGGCAGCGGTGGAGGAAAGATGCCTTCCCTGAACAACAATCTGTCGGAGCTGGACACGTTGTTGCAAGATCTAAGCAACGCTCGTTACAATGCTCACTATCAGGAAAGAG AGAATCGCGTTTCCTCGGGAGGAATGAATGGTGATTCTAGTCCGATGCTTCGTTCTCCGAGTAGCATGTCAGCTTCAAGGCCCACCGTCGATTCGTTGCTCGAAGAATTGAGCACCGCGGTACCGAACGG GGATTATCCTCCCGATGGTAGAGTGAAAGTTACCATTCAAGAAACGTCCACGGAGGTGCAACCCGTGTACGATGGTTATCCTCCTAGACAGCACGGATCGTTGAATCGCAGCGAGGTCCAGAAGAGTTATACCAATGGTCACACCGCCAGCAACGCTACCAAGGAGCTTGACGATTTAATGGCTTCTCTCTCCGAATTCAAG ATCAATAGTAGTTCTCATCAACTTCAAACAGTGACCGATTCTCCATACGCCAAGCCGAACAAGGCGACCAAGAGTTCGCAAAGCCCGTTGCCACCCGAGGGCACGCAAACTCGAATTCATATCACCGAGACTCACACTACTCATCACCACCAGCAACAACACGGAGAGCCTTATCCACCGCAGCCAGCAACTCAAACCAAACAGAATCAGTTGGATTCTATGCTAGGAAACCTTCAAGCCGATATGAGTCGTCAAGGAGTGAACACTACTCAGAAGGGATGCTGCAGCGCTTGCGAGAAACCAATCGTGGGACAA GTGATCACCGCTCTAGGGAAAACGTGGCACCCTGAACATTTCACATGCACGCATTGCAATCAGGAACTGGGCACGAGAAACTTCTTCGAAAGGGAGGGTCACCCTTACTGCGAGCCCGATTATCATAATCTTTTCTCACCACGTTGCGCCTACTGCAACGGTCCCATTCTGGAC AAATGCGTAACCGCGTTGGAAAAAACTTGGCACACGGAGCACTTCTTTTGCGCTCAGTGTGGCAAACAGTTTGGTGAAGAGGGGTTCCACGAGCGGGACGGAAAGCCGTACTGTCGGGAGGATTACTTCGACATGTTCGCGCCGAAGTGCGGCGGATGTAATCGTGCTATTATGGAGAATTATATCTCCGCTCTAAACAGTCAATGGCATCCGGATTGTTTCGTCTGCAGG GATTGCAGACAAAAGTTTCAAGGTGGCTCGTTCTTTGATCACGAAGGTTTACCCTACTGTGAAACTCATTATCACGCTAAGAGAGGGTCCCTGTGCGCAGGGTGCCATAAACCAATTACAG GTCGTTGCATAACCGCAATGTTCCGGAAGTTCCATCCCGAACATTTTGTATGCGCGTTCTGTTTAAAACAATTGAACAAAGGTACTTTTAAGGAACAAAACGATAAACCATATTGCCACGGGTGTTTCGACAAGTTATTCGGTTAA
- the LOC132912791 gene encoding leupaxin-like isoform X3, translated as METGCESQAGADNLYESYNTEKTETNLLSLDALLADLQNTVSSEGNHVGSNATPGYGSLNGARTTAYRSYDNRTSPLPPQSPTYQNREAIEESIAKGSGGGKMPSLNNNLSELDTLLQDLSNARYNAHYQERENRVSSGGMNGDSSPMLRSPSSMSASRPTVDSLLEELSTAVPNGDYPPDGRVKVTIQETSTEVQPVYDGYPPRQHGSLNRSEVQKSYTNGHTASNATKELDDLMASLSEFKINSSSHQLQTVTDSPYAKPNKATKSSQSPLPPEGTQTRIHITETHTTHHHQQQHGEPYPPQPATQTKQNQLDSMLGNLQADMSRQGVNTTQKGCCSACEKPIVGQVITALGKTWHPEHFTCTHCNQELGTRNFFEREGHPYCEPDYHNLFSPRCAYCNGPILDKCVTALEKTWHTEHFFCAQCGKQFGEEGFHERDGKPYCREDYFDMFAPKCGGCNRAIMENYISALNSQWHPDCFVCRDCRQKFQGGSFFDHEGLPYCETHYHAKRGSLCAGCHKPITGRCITAMFRKFHPEHFVCAFCLKQLNKGTFKEQNDKPYCHGCFDKLFG; from the exons ATGCGCTATTGGCAGATCTGCAAAACACAGTGTCATCGGAAGGAAATCATGTCGGTAGTAACGCCACTCCTGGTTATGGATCGCTGAATGGCGCGAGAACCACCGCCTATAGATCCTACGATAATCGAACTTCTCCTCTTCCGCCGCAATCG CCGACTTATCAGAACCGCGAGGCCATCGAGGAGAGCATCGCGAAAGGCAGCGGTGGAGGAAAGATGCCTTCCCTGAACAACAATCTGTCGGAGCTGGACACGTTGTTGCAAGATCTAAGCAACGCTCGTTACAATGCTCACTATCAGGAAAGAG AGAATCGCGTTTCCTCGGGAGGAATGAATGGTGATTCTAGTCCGATGCTTCGTTCTCCGAGTAGCATGTCAGCTTCAAGGCCCACCGTCGATTCGTTGCTCGAAGAATTGAGCACCGCGGTACCGAACGG GGATTATCCTCCCGATGGTAGAGTGAAAGTTACCATTCAAGAAACGTCCACGGAGGTGCAACCCGTGTACGATGGTTATCCTCCTAGACAGCACGGATCGTTGAATCGCAGCGAGGTCCAGAAGAGTTATACCAATGGTCACACCGCCAGCAACGCTACCAAGGAGCTTGACGATTTAATGGCTTCTCTCTCCGAATTCAAG ATCAATAGTAGTTCTCATCAACTTCAAACAGTGACCGATTCTCCATACGCCAAGCCGAACAAGGCGACCAAGAGTTCGCAAAGCCCGTTGCCACCCGAGGGCACGCAAACTCGAATTCATATCACCGAGACTCACACTACTCATCACCACCAGCAACAACACGGAGAGCCTTATCCACCGCAGCCAGCAACTCAAACCAAACAGAATCAGTTGGATTCTATGCTAGGAAACCTTCAAGCCGATATGAGTCGTCAAGGAGTGAACACTACTCAGAAGGGATGCTGCAGCGCTTGCGAGAAACCAATCGTGGGACAA GTGATCACCGCTCTAGGGAAAACGTGGCACCCTGAACATTTCACATGCACGCATTGCAATCAGGAACTGGGCACGAGAAACTTCTTCGAAAGGGAGGGTCACCCTTACTGCGAGCCCGATTATCATAATCTTTTCTCACCACGTTGCGCCTACTGCAACGGTCCCATTCTGGAC AAATGCGTAACCGCGTTGGAAAAAACTTGGCACACGGAGCACTTCTTTTGCGCTCAGTGTGGCAAACAGTTTGGTGAAGAGGGGTTCCACGAGCGGGACGGAAAGCCGTACTGTCGGGAGGATTACTTCGACATGTTCGCGCCGAAGTGCGGCGGATGTAATCGTGCTATTATGGAGAATTATATCTCCGCTCTAAACAGTCAATGGCATCCGGATTGTTTCGTCTGCAGG GATTGCAGACAAAAGTTTCAAGGTGGCTCGTTCTTTGATCACGAAGGTTTACCCTACTGTGAAACTCATTATCACGCTAAGAGAGGGTCCCTGTGCGCAGGGTGCCATAAACCAATTACAG GTCGTTGCATAACCGCAATGTTCCGGAAGTTCCATCCCGAACATTTTGTATGCGCGTTCTGTTTAAAACAATTGAACAAAGGTACTTTTAAGGAACAAAACGATAAACCATATTGCCACGGGTGTTTCGACAAGTTATTCGGTTAA
- the LOC132912791 gene encoding paxillin-like isoform X6 has translation MPSLNNNLSELDTLLQDLSNARYNAHYQERENRVSSGGMNGDSSPMLRSPSSMSASRPTVDSLLEELSTAVPNGDYPPDGRVKVTIQETSTEVQPVYDGYPPRQHGSLNRSEVQKSYTNGHTASNATKELDDLMASLSEFKINSSSHQLQTVTDSPYAKPNKATKSSQSPLPPEGTQTRIHITETHTTHHHQQQHGEPYPPQPATQTKQNQLDSMLGNLQADMSRQGVNTTQKGCCSACEKPIVGQVITALGKTWHPEHFTCTHCNQELGTRNFFEREGHPYCEPDYHNLFSPRCAYCNGPILDKCVTALEKTWHTEHFFCAQCGKQFGEEGFHERDGKPYCREDYFDMFAPKCGGCNRAIMENYISALNSQWHPDCFVCRDCRQKFQGGSFFDHEGLPYCETHYHAKRGSLCAGCHKPITGRCITAMFRKFHPEHFVCAFCLKQLNKGTFKEQNDKPYCHGCFDKLFG, from the exons ATGCCTTCCCTGAACAACAATCTGTCGGAGCTGGACACGTTGTTGCAAGATCTAAGCAACGCTCGTTACAATGCTCACTATCAGGAAAGAG AGAATCGCGTTTCCTCGGGAGGAATGAATGGTGATTCTAGTCCGATGCTTCGTTCTCCGAGTAGCATGTCAGCTTCAAGGCCCACCGTCGATTCGTTGCTCGAAGAATTGAGCACCGCGGTACCGAACGG GGATTATCCTCCCGATGGTAGAGTGAAAGTTACCATTCAAGAAACGTCCACGGAGGTGCAACCCGTGTACGATGGTTATCCTCCTAGACAGCACGGATCGTTGAATCGCAGCGAGGTCCAGAAGAGTTATACCAATGGTCACACCGCCAGCAACGCTACCAAGGAGCTTGACGATTTAATGGCTTCTCTCTCCGAATTCAAG ATCAATAGTAGTTCTCATCAACTTCAAACAGTGACCGATTCTCCATACGCCAAGCCGAACAAGGCGACCAAGAGTTCGCAAAGCCCGTTGCCACCCGAGGGCACGCAAACTCGAATTCATATCACCGAGACTCACACTACTCATCACCACCAGCAACAACACGGAGAGCCTTATCCACCGCAGCCAGCAACTCAAACCAAACAGAATCAGTTGGATTCTATGCTAGGAAACCTTCAAGCCGATATGAGTCGTCAAGGAGTGAACACTACTCAGAAGGGATGCTGCAGCGCTTGCGAGAAACCAATCGTGGGACAA GTGATCACCGCTCTAGGGAAAACGTGGCACCCTGAACATTTCACATGCACGCATTGCAATCAGGAACTGGGCACGAGAAACTTCTTCGAAAGGGAGGGTCACCCTTACTGCGAGCCCGATTATCATAATCTTTTCTCACCACGTTGCGCCTACTGCAACGGTCCCATTCTGGAC AAATGCGTAACCGCGTTGGAAAAAACTTGGCACACGGAGCACTTCTTTTGCGCTCAGTGTGGCAAACAGTTTGGTGAAGAGGGGTTCCACGAGCGGGACGGAAAGCCGTACTGTCGGGAGGATTACTTCGACATGTTCGCGCCGAAGTGCGGCGGATGTAATCGTGCTATTATGGAGAATTATATCTCCGCTCTAAACAGTCAATGGCATCCGGATTGTTTCGTCTGCAGG GATTGCAGACAAAAGTTTCAAGGTGGCTCGTTCTTTGATCACGAAGGTTTACCCTACTGTGAAACTCATTATCACGCTAAGAGAGGGTCCCTGTGCGCAGGGTGCCATAAACCAATTACAG GTCGTTGCATAACCGCAATGTTCCGGAAGTTCCATCCCGAACATTTTGTATGCGCGTTCTGTTTAAAACAATTGAACAAAGGTACTTTTAAGGAACAAAACGATAAACCATATTGCCACGGGTGTTTCGACAAGTTATTCGGTTAA
- the LOC132912791 gene encoding leupaxin-like isoform X5, giving the protein MAMDRTMYGKVEPSAIYQPYKITITKGSPPGYALLADLQNTVSSEGNHVGSNATPGYGSLNGARTTAYRSYDNRTSPLPPQSPTYQNREAIEESIAKGSGGGKMPSLNNNLSELDTLLQDLSNARYNAHYQERENRVSSGGMNGDSSPMLRSPSSMSASRPTVDSLLEELSTAVPNGDYPPDGRVKVTIQETSTEVQPVYDGYPPRQHGSLNRSEVQKSYTNGHTASNATKELDDLMASLSEFKINSSSHQLQTVTDSPYAKPNKATKSSQSPLPPEGTQTRIHITETHTTHHHQQQHGEPYPPQPATQTKQNQLDSMLGNLQADMSRQGVNTTQKGCCSACEKPIVGQVITALGKTWHPEHFTCTHCNQELGTRNFFEREGHPYCEPDYHNLFSPRCAYCNGPILDKCVTALEKTWHTEHFFCAQCGKQFGEEGFHERDGKPYCREDYFDMFAPKCGGCNRAIMENYISALNSQWHPDCFVCRDCKKPVSGKSFYAMEGKPVCPKCVGVDDDEEEEEEA; this is encoded by the exons ATGCGCTATTGGCAGATCTGCAAAACACAGTGTCATCGGAAGGAAATCATGTCGGTAGTAACGCCACTCCTGGTTATGGATCGCTGAATGGCGCGAGAACCACCGCCTATAGATCCTACGATAATCGAACTTCTCCTCTTCCGCCGCAATCG CCGACTTATCAGAACCGCGAGGCCATCGAGGAGAGCATCGCGAAAGGCAGCGGTGGAGGAAAGATGCCTTCCCTGAACAACAATCTGTCGGAGCTGGACACGTTGTTGCAAGATCTAAGCAACGCTCGTTACAATGCTCACTATCAGGAAAGAG AGAATCGCGTTTCCTCGGGAGGAATGAATGGTGATTCTAGTCCGATGCTTCGTTCTCCGAGTAGCATGTCAGCTTCAAGGCCCACCGTCGATTCGTTGCTCGAAGAATTGAGCACCGCGGTACCGAACGG GGATTATCCTCCCGATGGTAGAGTGAAAGTTACCATTCAAGAAACGTCCACGGAGGTGCAACCCGTGTACGATGGTTATCCTCCTAGACAGCACGGATCGTTGAATCGCAGCGAGGTCCAGAAGAGTTATACCAATGGTCACACCGCCAGCAACGCTACCAAGGAGCTTGACGATTTAATGGCTTCTCTCTCCGAATTCAAG ATCAATAGTAGTTCTCATCAACTTCAAACAGTGACCGATTCTCCATACGCCAAGCCGAACAAGGCGACCAAGAGTTCGCAAAGCCCGTTGCCACCCGAGGGCACGCAAACTCGAATTCATATCACCGAGACTCACACTACTCATCACCACCAGCAACAACACGGAGAGCCTTATCCACCGCAGCCAGCAACTCAAACCAAACAGAATCAGTTGGATTCTATGCTAGGAAACCTTCAAGCCGATATGAGTCGTCAAGGAGTGAACACTACTCAGAAGGGATGCTGCAGCGCTTGCGAGAAACCAATCGTGGGACAA GTGATCACCGCTCTAGGGAAAACGTGGCACCCTGAACATTTCACATGCACGCATTGCAATCAGGAACTGGGCACGAGAAACTTCTTCGAAAGGGAGGGTCACCCTTACTGCGAGCCCGATTATCATAATCTTTTCTCACCACGTTGCGCCTACTGCAACGGTCCCATTCTGGAC AAATGCGTAACCGCGTTGGAAAAAACTTGGCACACGGAGCACTTCTTTTGCGCTCAGTGTGGCAAACAGTTTGGTGAAGAGGGGTTCCACGAGCGGGACGGAAAGCCGTACTGTCGGGAGGATTACTTCGACATGTTCGCGCCGAAGTGCGGCGGATGTAATCGTGCTATTATGGAGAATTATATCTCCGCTCTAAACAGTCAATGGCATCCGGATTGTTTCGTCTGCAGG GATTGCAAGAAGCCGGTATCTGGGAAGTCGTTTTATGCGATGGAGGGCAAACCCGTTTGCCCAAAATGCGTCGGTGTCGATGATgatgaagaggaagaggaagaagcaTAG